Within Deltaproteobacteria bacterium, the genomic segment GATAATGCCGGATGGTCATGAGCTCCTCGCCGGCCTGGACAAACCGGCCGTTGTCCAGGGAGGCCAAGGCCATGACCTCGCCCTTTTGCGGGGCGAAGATGGGCTTCTTGTTTTTTTCCCGTTCCAGCCGGACAAGCAGGGTGCCGGGCTTTTCCTTCCAGGTTCCGCTGGGGCCGACCACCTGGGCGCCCACATCGCCGGTCACGAATTCCACTTTTCCGGAATGGGGCGCGCGGATGATGATCTTCTCGTAGGGTTCCTCGCGCAGCTCCCGCAACAATTCTTTCACATCGATCACGTCTGCCTCCTATCGGTAATACAGATTGCGGCCGCCCATGGTCTGCAGGGACTGCACCAGATTGTCGCGGATTTCGCGGCGATCCCAGATGCCCTGGATATGTCCGCGCGACAGGGCCTGGAAGGCGTTGTGATAGTTGGGCGGAATGTCCATGCCCGTGGTTTCCTTGATCACGCCCGGACCGGCGAAGCCGATGTTGGCCGAGCGCACCGCGAACTGATACGGCGAGCAGCCCAAAAAGCTGGCCACGGGGCCGGCGTAGGAGTTGGTGTCGTAGAGAACCAGATACAGGCCGCCGGCTTCGGTGTAGCGGCGCACGGCCATGGTGCAGCGCGGCATCTGGATGACGCCGTTGACGCCCTCCTGAATGCGGATGCCGGCCGTGCCGTGGACATAGGACAGAAAAGGCAATTGTTTCTTGCGGGCCCGCTCCATGGCCCGGATGAATTTTTCGCCCTCGGCCGCGCCGACGCTGCCGCCCCGGAACGCACCCATGAACAGGGCCACCATGACCGCCGTGCCCTGGATGCGGGCCTCGAAGGTCATGCAGCCGCATTTATGCCCGGTCTTGCGTTTGGCCTCGTCCAGCTTGAGGTCAAACCCGTCGAACTTGAGTGGATTGGCGGACTCGATCTCGGAAAAGACCTCGTAAATGGAACCCGGATCAAAGATATTATGCAGATACCACTGATATTCCATGGGGAAATGGTGCCCGCAAAAACTACACACCCCGGCCCATTCCCCAAACAAATCCGGCGCCCACTGATCCAGGCAGCCATGCACGGCCGCGTTGGGACAAGTCACGGCCCGATCCTGCTTGGCCTGCGGGCTGACATACTGCCATTTGCCGTTGTTCTGCTCGCCGTCATCCCAGGCCGACAGGGAGGTCAGGCCTTCCTTGTTCACGTCGCTTTTGTTCTTGGTGAACGGCAGTTTGGACATGAGCGCGTTCCAGTACCGGCTGGAGCGGCCGACCACGACCTGCATTTCGGCATGCACGTCCTCGGCCAGTTCCGTGACCTTTTTGTGCTGCTTCCCGAACAAATCGTAGCGGAAATACGAATACAGCGAGGTGAGCAGCTCGCCCACGGACTCGCTGCCCCGGCTCAGCCAATGGCGTTTGTCCAGATAGGCGTCCTGGGCCATTTTGCGGTATTTCATATAGCGCATCCAGACCAGGCGCTCCTTGGCGCGGGCGTCCAGATTCCAACGCACGTAGACGTCGGCGCCCTTGCGCCGCTTCAGGGCGATGGCCCGGAACAGACGCAGACCGCGCACATTGAGGACGATCTCGTCGGTGGAGGCGATGACGGACTTCCTGAGCTTGCGGAAGAAATCGTAATGCTCGGGTCTGGCGCCCAGATCCGGCTCGGAGATCTTCCAGTCCACGTAACCCATGGCCCGGTTGTCGTCGGCCGTGATCTTGAGTTGTTCGGCGCAGCGCTCGATGAGCTTGGGTTCGGCCCGCTGGCCGCCGCGCAGCCGGCCCTCGATGGCCGCCGCGCCCTCGGGCGAGATGACCGAATAATAGCCGTGGGACATCATGATGCGCGTGTCGGCCAGACCGATAGCCTCGGCCCCGCCGGAGCCGCCCTCGGAAATGACGGCCACCACCGGCACCTTCAGCCCGGCCATTTCATACAGATTCCGGGCGATCTGCTGGGCCGCGCCGGGATAATCCTCGATGGGATAGGAACCCGGCGTGAAGACATAGGTATGGATGGGGATGTTCTCGGTCTCGGCGACTTTCATGTAATGCAGGGCCTTGGCGTTGCCCCAGGGCTTGACCGAACCGCCGTTGCGGAACTCCTGGCCGTGGCCCTTTTCCTGGCCAATGACCATGACCGCCTGGTTGTGCGTCTTCTTGCCCCGGCGCCGGGTGATGTAGGCCCGGGCGATGAGCATGCTGGGATCGATGCTGTAGTCGTCCTGACCGCCGATCTCGGTATAGTTG encodes:
- a CDS encoding acetyl-CoA carboxylase carboxyl transferase subunit alpha/beta, coding for MDIEKRIQELRDRLKYIQDIFGPDDNSNVAMLEAKLGEYVAREPGLPKQEAVRQLKTLEELFSFLERKLERDLKPMNKVRIVRHPQRICLKDILENVYDNYTEIGGQDDYSIDPSMLIARAYITRRRGKKTHNQAVMVIGQEKGHGQEFRNGGSVKPWGNAKALHYMKVAETENIPIHTYVFTPGSYPIEDYPGAAQQIARNLYEMAGLKVPVVAVISEGGSGGAEAIGLADTRIMMSHGYYSVISPEGAAAIEGRLRGGQRAEPKLIERCAEQLKITADDNRAMGYVDWKISEPDLGARPEHYDFFRKLRKSVIASTDEIVLNVRGLRLFRAIALKRRKGADVYVRWNLDARAKERLVWMRYMKYRKMAQDAYLDKRHWLSRGSESVGELLTSLYSYFRYDLFGKQHKKVTELAEDVHAEMQVVVGRSSRYWNALMSKLPFTKNKSDVNKEGLTSLSAWDDGEQNNGKWQYVSPQAKQDRAVTCPNAAVHGCLDQWAPDLFGEWAGVCSFCGHHFPMEYQWYLHNIFDPGSIYEVFSEIESANPLKFDGFDLKLDEAKRKTGHKCGCMTFEARIQGTAVMVALFMGAFRGGSVGAAEGEKFIRAMERARKKQLPFLSYVHGTAGIRIQEGVNGVIQMPRCTMAVRRYTEAGGLYLVLYDTNSYAGPVASFLGCSPYQFAVRSANIGFAGPGVIKETTGMDIPPNYHNAFQALSRGHIQGIWDRREIRDNLVQSLQTMGGRNLYYR